The nucleotide window CGCCCGGAATGGATCGACATGCTCGAAATCATGCAGCTCCAACTGGGCGCTGCCGGTATCGAGATTGAGCTCAATAATATCGACCGGACCCTGTTCTACGAAAAGCGTCCTGCCGGTGAGTTCGATGCCCAGGTCTGGGCCGGCGACGGTGGCATCGAGGCCCTCCAGGAGCCGCGCTATTACTTCCCGTTCTCCGATGAATCGGTCTGGGCCTATCGCTGGGCACAGTGGTTCAATGGCACGCGTCCGGAAATCGCGGAAGAGCCGGTCGATTGGGCCAAGGAGCAGATGGAGCTCTATCAGCAGGTCCGCGCCTCGGGCGACCCGGACGAACGCGCCGACCTCTTCCGCCAGGTGCTGGCGATCACCAAGGAGCAGTTCCCGGTGATCGGCGTGGGCCTGATGCCGAACTCCTATTCGATCATCAGGAACAATCTCAAAAATGCGCCTGAATCCATGTTCAACGCCTGGCTCTTCCCGACCCCGGCGCCGATGGATCCGGTGACCTGGTACTTCGAGTAGCGGGCGCAATGGCGGTGGCGGCCGCCTTCCGATCGCGGAACGGCCGCTCCGCTCCCCACTAGCGGGTCACCTCCCCCCGCTCGATCCCCTCGCGGTGCTTCCCGGCCGCGAGGGGGCCCTCCAACGAATTAGCAAGGGCCCCAGCCATGCTTGCCTTTATCATACGGCGCACCATCGCCATGGTGCTGACCCTGTTCGCGGTCTCCATTGTGGCCTTTGCCATCATCCAATTACCGCCGGGTGATTTCCTCACCAGCTATGTCGCCAGCCTCTCGGCCACCGGTGATCAGGTCGATCCGCGCGTCATCGAAAATCTGCGCAACCAATATGGCCTGGGCGAGCCCTTCTACATTCAATATGGGAAGTGGATCTCCGGCGTTGTGCAGGGCAATTTCGGCCATAGTTTCGAGTGGAAACGGCCCGTCTGGGAGCTGATCTGGGGGCGCCTCGGCAATTCGATCCTGGTTGAGGGCCTGGCCGTCATCGTCATGTGGCTCGTGGCCCTGCCCATCGGCATCTATGCGGCTGTGCGCAAATATTCCCTGGGCGATTACCTGGCCACTATTGCCGGCTTTATCGGCCTGGCCGTGCCCAATTTCTTCTTTGCTCTGATCCTGATGTACCTGGCCTATATCTGGTTCGGCACCACCCTTGGCGGCCTGTTCTCGCCCGAGTTTGAAACGGCGCGCTGGAGCCTGCCGCGCATCTGGGATTTTCTGACCCATGCCTGGGCGCCGGTCCTGGTGCTGGCGACCAGCGGCACGGCCGAGCTTATCCGCATCCTGCGCGCCAACCTGCTCGATGAGCTGAAAAAGCCCTATGTGGTCACCGCCCGCGCCAAGGGTCTGCCCGAGTGGAAGGTGATCCTCAAATACCCCGTGCGGCTCGCGCTCAACCCGCTGGTCTCGACCATTGGCTGGCTGCTGCCAGCGCTGGTCTCCGGCTCGGTCATCGTCTCGGTGGTTTTGAACCTGCCCACGGCCGGGCCGATGCTGCTGCGCTCGCTGACCACGCAGGACATGTATCTGGCCGGCGCCATCATTCTCCTGCTCAGCGTGCTCACCGTCATCGGCACGCTGATCTCGGACGTTCTTCTCGCCCTCATCGATCCCCGCATTCGCTATGGGGCCAAATAATGGCTGTCGAAAGCATGGAAAATCTCGCGCCTGCCACCACAACGCCGCGCCGCCCGGCCCGCGAAAGCCAGTTCGGCCTGATGTGGCGCCGCTTCCGCCAGCACCGGCTGGCCGTCATCAGTCTGTGGGTGGTCGGCTTTTTCTATCTGGTGGCGCTGCTGGCCGAATTCCTGGCCCCCATGGACCCGTCCGACTATAGCGCCCGCTACACCTACGCGCCGCCCCAGGGCCTGCATTTCATCTCGCAGAATGAAGCGGGAGGCTGGGAATTCGGCCCCTTCGTCTATGGCTACAAGACCGAGATCGATCCGGTCGCCCTGCGCCGCACCTTTGTGATCGATGAAACCGTCAAATTGCCCGTGCGCTTCTTCGCACAAAGTGAGCCCTATCTGCTGGCCGGCGTTATTCCCATGTCCATCAAGCTCATGGCCGTCGAAAACCCACGCGATCCCTTCTACATCCTGGGCGCCGACCGGCTCGGCCGCGATCTGCTGAGCCGCCTAATCCATGGTACCCGCATCTCGCTCTCGATTGGCCTGGCCGGTGTGACCATGAGCCTGTTCTTCGGCATCGTCATCGGCGGCTTCGCCGGCTTTTATGGCGGCTGGTTCGATAGCGCCGTCATGCGCACCGTCGAGTTCATCCGCTCCATGCCCACCATTCCGCTCTGGCTGGGATTAGCCGCCGCCATGCCCAAGGACTGGTCGGCACTTCAGACCTATTTCGCCATCACCATCATCCTCTCGCTGATCGGCTGGACCGAACTGGCCCGTGTGGTGCGCGGCCGGTTTTTGTCATTGCGCACCGAGGATTTCGTCACCGCCGCCCAGCTCGACGGGGCCAGCGACTGGCGCATCGTCACCCGGCACATGGTCCCCAGCTTCACCAGCCACATCATCGCGGCGGCAACCCTGGCCATTCCCGGCATGATCCTGGCCGAAACAGCGCTGAGCTTCCTTGGCCTTGGCCTTCAAGCGCCGATCGTGAGCTGGGGCACGCTGCTCCAGGACGCGCAAAATATTCGCACCCTCGCGACCGCCCCCTGGCTGCTCGCACCCGGCGTCTGCGTCGTGGTGGTCATCCTTGCCCTCAATTTCTTCGGAGACGGCCTTCGTGACGCCGCTGATCCCCATGGTCGATAAACCTCTTCTCACCATCAAGGACATGTCCATTGTCTTCTCCTCTCCGGACGAAGCCGATATCGAGGCCGTGCGCCAGGTCGATCTAACGCTGACGCCCGGCAAGACGCTCGCCCTGGTCGGCGAAAGCGGCTGCGGCAAGTCCGTCACCGCCCGCGCCGTGCTGCGTCTGCTCGACAGGAACGCGAAAATCCCGAGCGGCGAAATTCTGTTCGACACGGGCAGAGGGGCCGTCGATATCGCCGGGCTCAAACCGGATAGTCTGGCCATGCGTTCCATTCGTGGCGCCGAGATTTCCATGATCTTCCAGGAGCCCATGACCTCGCTGTCGCCGGTGCACACAATCGGCGACCAGATCGACGAGATCATCATCCTGCATGATGGCCTCTCGCCCAAACAGGCGCGCGAACGCACCGTGTCATTGCTCGATCAGGTCGGGGTGCCCGGCGCCCGCGACCGCGCCAATGCCTATCCCTTCGAGCTGTCAGGCGGGCTGCGCCAACGCGCCATGATCGCCATGGCCCTGGCCTGTACGCCCAAACTGCTCATTGCCGACGAGCCCACCACCGCGCTCGACGTCACCACCCAGGCCCAGATTCTCGACCTGCTGCGGCAGCTCCAGGACGATTTCGGCATGGCCATACTGTTCATCACCCACGATCTGGGAGTGGTGGCTGAGATTGCCGACGAAATCGCCGTCATGTATCTGGGCGACGTGGTCGAGCAGGGGGACGTCTATGAGGTCTTCCGCGCCCCCAAACATCCCTATACCCAGGCGCTGATGAATTCGGTGCCGCGCCTCATGCGCAAGGCCGAACGGGAACGCCTCTCGCCTATCAAGGGCACCGTGCCCTCGCCCAAGGACCGGCCCCAGGGCTGCGCCTTTACCAGCCGTTGTCCCTACGCATTCGAACCCTGCGCCAGCCAACGCCCTGAGCGGACTATGGTCAGCGCAGGGCATGTCGCGCGCTGCCATCTGCTCACCACGCAAAAGGCGGAGGTTCCCGCATGACCACTTTGCTTTCAGTCGAAAATCTCTCCAAAGTCTTCCATCTCGGTGGCGGCCCGCTTCGGCCAGGCCGTGAGCTGGTGGCTCTCAACGACATCAATCTTACGGTCGAAGCGGGCGAAACACTCGCCATTGTGGGCGAAAGCGGCTGCGGCAAGACCACTCTGGGTCGCTGTATCATCAAGGCGCAGCCGGTGAGCGCGGGGCATGTCTTCTACCATCCTGCCAAGGGTGGCCATGTCGATCTGACCACGCTCGGCAAGCGGGAGATAAAGCCCTATCGCCGCGACATCCGCATGATCTTCCAGGACCCGATGAGCTCGCTCAATCCGAACATGCGGGTCTTCGACATCGTTGCCGAGCCGCTGCGGGTGCATAGGCTCATGCGTGGCAAGGAACTCGAAGCGCGGGTCTATGAGACCCTGGCCAAGGTCGGCATAGCGCCCGACGCGGCCGGGCGCTATCCGCATGCCTTTTCCGGCGGCCAGCGCCAGCGCATCGGCATCGCCCGCGCCCTGGTACTCGACCCGAAACTGGTCATTGCCGACGAGGCCGTCTCGGCGCTCGATGTCTCCATCCAGGCGCAGGTTCTCAATCTGCTCGATGATCTCAAGGCGGAGTTCGGCCTCACCTATATTTTCATCAGCCACGACCTGGGCGTAGTGAACTACATCGCCGACCGGGTGGTGGTCATGTATCTGGGCCATGTGGTGGAAAACGCGCCCACCGAAATGCTCTTTGAGCGGCCCCGCCACCCCTATACCGAAATGCTGCTCGAGGCCCTGCCTATCGCCGACCCCAGGCGGCGCAAGGGGCGGCGAACCGAACTCAAGGGCGAAATCCCTTATCTCGGCAATCGCCCCAAGGGCTGTCCGTTCCATACCCGCTGCAAGCACGTTCAGGATCGCTGCCGCAGCGAAAAGCCGGCGCTTCGCCCCGTCAATGGCACCGCGCAGATGGCGGCCTGCCACTTTGCCGAAACACTCGAACTCACCGGCGCCTATGACGCGCCGCAAAAGGCTATTGCTTGAAATGATCTATAATCCGGCGACCGCCAATCCGCTCTTTGGCAATCCGCTTCGGTCCCGCGCCGATGTCGAAAAGGGCCTGCGCGATCTTTTCGATCCGCTCTTGCCCTATTTCTCCGAGGGCGGCGCCCGTGTGCGCCTCGATGGGGCAGGGGCCCATTTCGACCGCGCCGCGGCCGACCTCGAAGGCTTTGCGCGTCCGCTCTGGGGCCTGACGCCACTGGCCGCAGGTGGCGGCGACTTTGCGCATTGGGAGCTCTATCGTCAGGGCCTTGCCAATGGCACCGATCCGGACCATCCCGAATATTGGGGCCAGGTCAATTCCACCGATCAGCGCATGGTCGAACTGGCGGCCATCGGTTTCACCATGCGCATGGTGCCGCACCTGGTTTGGGAGCCGTTGCCGCAAAGGGCCAAGGACAATCTGGCGGCCTATCTCAAGCATGCACGCAAGCATGACTATGCCGACAACAATTGGAAATTCTTCCGTGTCCTGGTCGATCTGGGCCTTGAGGAATGCGGGGTCGACTTCGACCGCTCGCTGACCGAGACATACCTCGAAGAGCTCGATGGCTTCTACCTCGGCGAAGGCTGGTATCGGGATGGCAATGTGCGCCGCATTGACCACTACATTCCCTTCGCCATGCATTTTTATGGCCTGATCTACGCCAAGCTTGCCCGTGGCGACGACAAGCGCGTCGCCGCCTATAAGGAACGGGCGCAGCTCTTCGCTCAAGATATCCAGCATTGGTTCGACGAGGATGGCGGTACGCTAGTCTTCGGGCGGAGCCTGACCTATCGCTTTGCCTGTGGCGGCTTCTGGGGGGCGCTGGCCTTTGCTGATCTCGAAGCCCTGCCCTGGGGCAAGATCAAGGGCCACTTCATGCGTCATCTGCGCTGGTGGGCCGATAAGCCTATCGCCCATGGCAATGGCGTGCTCTCCATCGGCTATGGCTATCCCAATCTCTTCATGTCCGAGAGCTATAATTCGGCCGGCTCGCCCTATTGGGCCCTCAAGGCCTTTCTGCCGCTGGCCCTGCCGGCTGATCATCCCTTCTGGACCGCAGAGGAGGAAGCGGCCGGCTTTGACCACAAGCCGATACCGCTGAAGCACCCCGGCATGGTCATGCAGCATTCCCCCGGCAATGTTGTCGCGCTCTCATCGGGTCAGCAGAACTGGCAGATGCGGCATGGCGCCGAGAAATACGCCAAATTCGTCTATTCGAGCCGCTATGGCTTTTCGGTGGAAGCCGATGAACGGGCCTATCATTCCGGGGCCTTCGACGGTGCCTTGGCCCTCAGCGACGATGGCCGCCACTATCGCGTGCGCGAAACCAACGAGGTCGCCCGGATCGCCGAAAATTGCCTGTTTGCGCGGTGGAAACCCTGGAACGATGTGACCGTCGAAACCTGGCTGGTTCCGGCCCATCACTGGCATGTCCGGGTCCACCGCATCACGACGCCCCGCGCCCTGCATGGCACCGAGGGAGGCTTTGCCATCGGTCGCGCTGACCTTAACGCCGACGATTATCTCGACGAGAAGGGCAGGGCGGTGGCGCGCTCGAAAACCGATCTCAGCGCCATTCTCGATCTCGCCGGCCAGCGGGATGGCCAGGCCTTCCGCGCCTTGCCCAATACCAATCTCATCGCCTCCAAAACCATCGTGCCGCAATTGCGCGGCGATATCGCGGTGGGAACCACTGTGCTGGTCACCGCGGCCATGGCCCTGCCGGCCGGGCCGGAGGCCGAAAATGCGCTGGTCAATCCTCCACACGCGCCCGACCTCGCGGCGCTGGAGGCGCTGTTTGAACGCGAAGGCGTGGATGTCAGCGCCATTCTGGTGCCGGAGCGCTTCTGATGCCGCCAAACCTCGTCTTTGCCTTCGACCCGAACAAGACCCGGCACGTCTTCGATGAGGAGATGTTGAACAGGCTCGGCCGCACCTGCAACATCCTTGCCGCGGAGCCGCTCAGTAGTTTTTCGACGCCCGAAGCACGCCGGCTCCTGGCTCTGGCCGACATTCTGGTTACCGGCTGGGGGTGTCCGGTGCTGACCCCCGATGTGCTGCGCGCCGCCCCCTCGCTCAAGCTGATTGCCCATGCGGCCGGGACGGTCAAATACACCATCGATCCCAGCGCCTATGCCAGCGGCATTCGTGTCACCCATGCCGCCGAAGCCAATGCGGTCCCGGTTGCCGAATTCACCCTTGCGGCCATCCTGTTCGCCAATAAGCGGGTCTTCGAGTTGCGCGATCTCTACCGCGCCGACCCCACGCGCCGTACCAGCTACCGGCTCATGGATGATCCCATTGGCAATTTTCGTCGCACGGTGGGGCTTGTGGGCGCCTCGCGTATCGGGCGCAAGGTGGCGGCCATGCTCGCCGGTTTCGATCTCAACGTCCTGCTTTACGATCCTTTCGTGCAGGCGGACGACCCCATTGCCATGCAGGCCGAACTGGTCGATCTCGATGGGCTGATGGCGCGATCCGACGTGGTGTCCATCCACGCTCCCTCGCTGCCCTCGACCCGGGGCATGATCGGTGCGCGTCAGTTGAAGCTGATGCGCGACGGCGCCGCCTTCATCAACACTGCGCGTGGCGCATTGATCGACGAGGTGGCTCTTTTGGCAGAGTTGCAGACCGGCCGCATCCAGGGGATCATCGATGTCACCGATCCCGAAGTGCCCGACACCGATTCCCCCTTCTTCTCGCTGCCCAATGTTTTCCTCACCCCCCACATTGCCGGTGCCATAGGCACCGAGCGGGCGCGCCTGGGCCTGATGGCAGTTGAGGAAGTCGAACGCTTCGTGCGCGGCGAATCCATGCTCTATGAAATCGAACCCGAACTGCTTGAACGGCTGGCCTGATCATGGACAATCCTTCATTGCCGCAATCGGTCGCTGACGAGACCTGGCACCAATCCCGGCTGCAATTCCTCACTTGGGATCGCAGACCGGAGGATATCGACAGTCCCGAGCACCGCGCCCGGCAGGCCGAGCTTATCGATCGGGCGGGAGCCAGCTTTCATCCCACCGCTTATGTGGCGGCGGACGCGGCCATTTTCACCACCAGCTTGGTTATGGGTGAGCAAAGCTGGATTGCCGGTCACGCCCTGGTGCGCGGCGAAGTCGTCTTCGGCGCCCATTGCACCATCAATCCCTATGCGATGATTTCGGGCAAGGTCAGCTGTGGCGATGGTGTGCGCATCGCCAGCCATGTGTCCCTGGTTGGTTTCAATCATGGCTTTGATGACCGCGACCAGCCAATCTATCGGCAAAAGCACGAATTTCTTGGTATCACCATTGAGGACGACGTGTGGGTCGGCGCCAATGCCGTTGTCGTCGATGGCGTCACCATCGGTCGTGGCGCCGTGATCGCCGCCGGTGCCGTCGTCAGCAAAGATGTGCCCCCTATGGCCATTGTCGGCGGTGTGCCGGCAAAGGTGCTGCGCTATCGCGGCCAGGGACGAAGCCATGAGACCCATGGCCAGCTCCAGGCGCTCGGCCAACGGGCTGCCTCGCAATACCAGGACATTTTGCGCCGCAATATGGTCGATGGCGACTATCTCTCGCGCGAAAATCATGGCGCCGCGCGTATGAGCATGCGTCATCTCTGCGATGCCATCGAAATAGCCGCTGGCTTTGACAACCTGCCCGACGGTCTGGACACGGCCGCTGCCATTGCCCGCCTGCAGGCTGTGCAGGACCCGCGGACGGGCCTGTTCCCCGATCCCTATCAACCGCCAAGGCCCGGCATACCGATGCGCCGGGACGGGCTGGCGCTCTATAATGTTCTGGCCGTTGGTTATGCGCTCGAGGTTCTGGGCAGCCAGCCGGCGCACCCCATTGGGGCCGTCGAGCTTTCCGCCCCCGACCTCTGCCAATGGCTCGAAAGCCTCACCTGGCGCGAGCGCGCCTGGGCGGCGGGCGCCGATGTCGATACCATCGGCACTGCGCTCTATTTCAATGCCCGTTATTTCGGCACCGGCCATGCCCGCCAAACCCTGTTCGGCTGGCTGGCGCTCAACCAGGATCGCGGCTCGGGCCTATGGGGCGCGCCGACGGGAGACCAGGGCCTGCTGCAGCCGGTCAACGGCTTCTACCGGCTGACGCGCGGCACCTATGCCCAGTTCGGCATTGCCGTGCCCAACCCGGAACGAGCCATCGACAGCGTATTGCTCAATCATCGTAATTATGGCGGTTTCACCGGCCCGACCTATACGGCCTGCAACCTGCTCGACACCATCCACCCGCTGCTGTTTTGCCTCGGCCAGACCGATCATCGCCGCGCCGAAGCCGAAGAAATCGCCAGGTCGGTCATTGCCCGCGCTGGCGAGCGCTGGATCGATGGGGAAGGCTTTGCCTTTGCCGACGGGCAGGCGCCGGGTCTTCAGGGCACCGAAATGTGGCTCTCGGTCGTGCATCTGGCGGCCAAATTGCTGGGCGAGGAGG belongs to Devosia sp. XK-2 and includes:
- a CDS encoding acyltransferase, which translates into the protein MDNPSLPQSVADETWHQSRLQFLTWDRRPEDIDSPEHRARQAELIDRAGASFHPTAYVAADAAIFTTSLVMGEQSWIAGHALVRGEVVFGAHCTINPYAMISGKVSCGDGVRIASHVSLVGFNHGFDDRDQPIYRQKHEFLGITIEDDVWVGANAVVVDGVTIGRGAVIAAGAVVSKDVPPMAIVGGVPAKVLRYRGQGRSHETHGQLQALGQRAASQYQDILRRNMVDGDYLSRENHGAARMSMRHLCDAIEIAAGFDNLPDGLDTAAAIARLQAVQDPRTGLFPDPYQPPRPGIPMRRDGLALYNVLAVGYALEVLGSQPAHPIGAVELSAPDLCQWLESLTWRERAWAAGADVDTIGTALYFNARYFGTGHARQTLFGWLALNQDRGSGLWGAPTGDQGLLQPVNGFYRLTRGTYAQFGIAVPNPERAIDSVLLNHRNYGGFTGPTYTACNLLDTIHPLLFCLGQTDHRRAEAEEIARSVIARAGERWIDGEGFAFADGQAPGLQGTEMWLSVVHLAAKLLGEEDAFSFVPKGVHRTQAVGLGL
- a CDS encoding hydroxyacid dehydrogenase, with protein sequence MMPPNLVFAFDPNKTRHVFDEEMLNRLGRTCNILAAEPLSSFSTPEARRLLALADILVTGWGCPVLTPDVLRAAPSLKLIAHAAGTVKYTIDPSAYASGIRVTHAAEANAVPVAEFTLAAILFANKRVFELRDLYRADPTRRTSYRLMDDPIGNFRRTVGLVGASRIGRKVAAMLAGFDLNVLLYDPFVQADDPIAMQAELVDLDGLMARSDVVSIHAPSLPSTRGMIGARQLKLMRDGAAFINTARGALIDEVALLAELQTGRIQGIIDVTDPEVPDTDSPFFSLPNVFLTPHIAGAIGTERARLGLMAVEEVERFVRGESMLYEIEPELLERLA
- a CDS encoding DUF2264 domain-containing protein; translation: MIYNPATANPLFGNPLRSRADVEKGLRDLFDPLLPYFSEGGARVRLDGAGAHFDRAAADLEGFARPLWGLTPLAAGGGDFAHWELYRQGLANGTDPDHPEYWGQVNSTDQRMVELAAIGFTMRMVPHLVWEPLPQRAKDNLAAYLKHARKHDYADNNWKFFRVLVDLGLEECGVDFDRSLTETYLEELDGFYLGEGWYRDGNVRRIDHYIPFAMHFYGLIYAKLARGDDKRVAAYKERAQLFAQDIQHWFDEDGGTLVFGRSLTYRFACGGFWGALAFADLEALPWGKIKGHFMRHLRWWADKPIAHGNGVLSIGYGYPNLFMSESYNSAGSPYWALKAFLPLALPADHPFWTAEEEAAGFDHKPIPLKHPGMVMQHSPGNVVALSSGQQNWQMRHGAEKYAKFVYSSRYGFSVEADERAYHSGAFDGALALSDDGRHYRVRETNEVARIAENCLFARWKPWNDVTVETWLVPAHHWHVRVHRITTPRALHGTEGGFAIGRADLNADDYLDEKGRAVARSKTDLSAILDLAGQRDGQAFRALPNTNLIASKTIVPQLRGDIAVGTTVLVTAAMALPAGPEAENALVNPPHAPDLAALEALFEREGVDVSAILVPERF
- a CDS encoding ABC transporter ATP-binding protein; translation: MTPLIPMVDKPLLTIKDMSIVFSSPDEADIEAVRQVDLTLTPGKTLALVGESGCGKSVTARAVLRLLDRNAKIPSGEILFDTGRGAVDIAGLKPDSLAMRSIRGAEISMIFQEPMTSLSPVHTIGDQIDEIIILHDGLSPKQARERTVSLLDQVGVPGARDRANAYPFELSGGLRQRAMIAMALACTPKLLIADEPTTALDVTTQAQILDLLRQLQDDFGMAILFITHDLGVVAEIADEIAVMYLGDVVEQGDVYEVFRAPKHPYTQALMNSVPRLMRKAERERLSPIKGTVPSPKDRPQGCAFTSRCPYAFEPCASQRPERTMVSAGHVARCHLLTTQKAEVPA
- a CDS encoding ABC transporter permease, with the translated sequence MLAFIIRRTIAMVLTLFAVSIVAFAIIQLPPGDFLTSYVASLSATGDQVDPRVIENLRNQYGLGEPFYIQYGKWISGVVQGNFGHSFEWKRPVWELIWGRLGNSILVEGLAVIVMWLVALPIGIYAAVRKYSLGDYLATIAGFIGLAVPNFFFALILMYLAYIWFGTTLGGLFSPEFETARWSLPRIWDFLTHAWAPVLVLATSGTAELIRILRANLLDELKKPYVVTARAKGLPEWKVILKYPVRLALNPLVSTIGWLLPALVSGSVIVSVVLNLPTAGPMLLRSLTTQDMYLAGAIILLLSVLTVIGTLISDVLLALIDPRIRYGAK
- a CDS encoding oligopeptide/dipeptide ABC transporter ATP-binding protein; translation: MTTLLSVENLSKVFHLGGGPLRPGRELVALNDINLTVEAGETLAIVGESGCGKTTLGRCIIKAQPVSAGHVFYHPAKGGHVDLTTLGKREIKPYRRDIRMIFQDPMSSLNPNMRVFDIVAEPLRVHRLMRGKELEARVYETLAKVGIAPDAAGRYPHAFSGGQRQRIGIARALVLDPKLVIADEAVSALDVSIQAQVLNLLDDLKAEFGLTYIFISHDLGVVNYIADRVVVMYLGHVVENAPTEMLFERPRHPYTEMLLEALPIADPRRRKGRRTELKGEIPYLGNRPKGCPFHTRCKHVQDRCRSEKPALRPVNGTAQMAACHFAETLELTGAYDAPQKAIA
- a CDS encoding ABC transporter permease, encoding MENLAPATTTPRRPARESQFGLMWRRFRQHRLAVISLWVVGFFYLVALLAEFLAPMDPSDYSARYTYAPPQGLHFISQNEAGGWEFGPFVYGYKTEIDPVALRRTFVIDETVKLPVRFFAQSEPYLLAGVIPMSIKLMAVENPRDPFYILGADRLGRDLLSRLIHGTRISLSIGLAGVTMSLFFGIVIGGFAGFYGGWFDSAVMRTVEFIRSMPTIPLWLGLAAAMPKDWSALQTYFAITIILSLIGWTELARVVRGRFLSLRTEDFVTAAQLDGASDWRIVTRHMVPSFTSHIIAAATLAIPGMILAETALSFLGLGLQAPIVSWGTLLQDAQNIRTLATAPWLLAPGVCVVVVILALNFFGDGLRDAADPHGR